CTGCTAGGCGTATCGCTACCCGTTATGAATAAAACAAACACCTTCTTTCCTATTCCCTGTTCCCTGTTCGCTGTTCCCTGTGTTTCTTGAAAGTATTTCCATGACAAAAATTCCGCCTGCTGTGATAATTCTGGGTAACAACAGTATCCCCGTGGCAAAAAAAATTATCAGCGTCTTGCCAGGAGCACAGTTGTACGGGTTGGCTGGTCGCACTTATGATGTGGATGTCAGTTTTACTGAATTTGGAACGACACTGCGAGAATTATTTGCTCATGGAACACCAATCATTGGCATTTGTGCGACAGGTATTCTGATCAGAACCCTTGCGCCACTACTTGCCAATAAGCGAGAAGAACCTCCAGTTCTTGCAGTTGCTGAAGATGGTAGTGCAGTGGTGCCACTTTTGGGTGGACTCAATGGTGTCAATTCGCTGGCACGCCAAATTGCTGTTGTACTGAATGTCAAACCCGCTATTACAACCACGGGTGATATTCGTTTTGGCATCGCGCTAGAAGATCCCCCTTTAGGCTACCGTTTAGCTAACCCGGATGACGCCAAATCCTTCATGTCTGACTTACTAGCGGGAAACTCGGTGAGGTTGGAGGGCAGTGCACCTTGGTTGAAGAATAGTGCGTTACCTATTGCTGAGGATGCAACAAGAGTTATACAAATTACTGAAAAGCAAGTTGTTTCTATATCAACTCGTCTTGTTTATCATCCCGCTACTGTAGCGATTGGGGTAACCTTTGTTAATCCCAGCTTACCAAAAGGAGAAAGAGGAAGTTCTGAGGAAATCGCTTTTGTGCAGCAAATGCTGGTTGATGCTGAGTTAGCTTCAGCATCTGTTGCAGGAGTCTTCGCCAGTACTGTTGATGCTGCCAATCCAGTTTTACAAGAAATTGCCGATGCCCTCAATGTGCCAATTCGCTTCTTTACTCCAGACGAAATTGTTGGTGTGATGTCACAAAATAATACTGTAGATGTGGCTCGGCTCCAGCAGGGAGCCGAGCCCTTGCGGGCGATCGCTCTAGCTTTAACCGCTTCCTCCGGGCAGTTGGTGATGCAACGGCAAACATCTGACTTTAGTTGTGCGATAGCGATCGCCCTCTCACCCTCACCCATCAATATCAACACCACAGGTAGACCACGCGGTCGATTGGTAGTCATTGGCACAGGTCCTGGAGGAAGCAATTGGATGTCCCCAGAAGTCAAGGATGTTTTACGTAATGCCACTGATTTAGTTGGTTATTCTACTTACTTGGAATTAGTTGGTTCTTTGGGCAAAGATAAAAGGTGGCATGAGTCTGACAACCGGGAAGAAATTGCACGGGCACGAGTAGCGCTAGATTTAGCAGCAGAAGGACGTTTTGTGGCGGTAGTCTCTTCTGGTGATCCTGGTATTTATGCTATGGCTGCAGCAGTGTTTGAAGTGCTTGAGAAGGAGGCAAAGCCAGAATGGCAAGGTATCGAAATTCAGGTAGCACCTGGTATTTCCGCGATGCAAGCAGCAGCAGCCAAGATTGGTGCCCCCCTAGGTCATGACTTCTGCACCATCTCCTTGTCTGATATCTTAAAGCCGTGGTCAATTATCGAACAGCGAATCACTGCCGCTGCACAAGCAGATTTCGTGATTGCCTTTTACAATCCAGTGTCAAAGCAGCGCACTTGGCAACTGGCAGAGGCAAAAAATATACTACTGCGTTACAGACATCCTGATACTCCAGTCGTGCTTGCCCGCAACCTTGGTAGAAATGGAGAATCTGTTCAGGTTTGCACTTTGGAAAACTTAGTACCAGAACTCGCTGATATGCGGACAGTCATTCTTGTGGGGTCAAGCAAAACCCAGACGATCACGCGGTGCGATGGTAGCGTCTGGGTTTATACTCCTCGTCGTTACGATGAAGATAAGATTTTATGAGTTGATATGATTGCCCCTTTTAAGGGTGTCGTAGCTATACCCATACTTTCTAAAATTCAGAGTGTCTGTAGGTGTGACAATATCATCTGGGGACAAATGAGGAAGTAAGGATAACACATCTGCTGGCCCCTGATTTACCGGTGTGGACTCACCTCCATCCCAAGGCCACAATCTGTCGTTGAGATTTTCTCCATAATGTCCACCACTGGCAGGATAATAATTGGGACCTGCATGTCCATTTGCCTGCCATTCGGCCCAAAGGCGATCCAGATTGGAATGAATTAGCCAAAATACTGGATCGTAGGGAGAACTGATAATACTAGCCATTGTGCCTAAAGGATTAAGCTGACCCGTGGTAAAGTCAAAACTACCTCCACCGACTAACCCATGCATATAGTTATGCATAAAGACTCCACGAATTGTGAGTTGTCCCTGGCTATCGGATTTGTAAAATCCTTCTAGACCTTGGCGGAGTCTGTCATAGTCGTCAACAGCAAGAATTTGGTCCAAGTCTTCTTTAGGAATAGGGTAAGTATTTACAGGCGGCGCTTGCAAAAAGCGTAAGAGAACCTCACCTAATGTTTCTCCAGATGGCTTGATATGTAAGTTTGGGTTCAAAATCCATCCATTGGCTGCTGAAAAAGGACCGGATGCAACAGGTCCCCCTTGGACATCACCTAAACCTGGAATGCTGAGGGTGACTCCTTGACCATTTGCTCCCAAAAACTCATCTTGAAAGATAACTTCCAACGCTTTAGGGTCTGTCCAATCCCAATAGGGAAGTGTGACATTGGGGTTGACTGATTGCAAAGCTTTTTCAAATCGGTGTATAAACTCACGATGCCACGGTAGTAATAGAGAACTTTCATGGGCACCATCATGGCCAGCAGCTGGACCTTGTGCTTCGCTTGACATTAGCCCCATTGCTTCCACGTGCACTGCAACAAACTGGTCGTAAATACTGATACTGCTACCTTCCGGAACTGTATTTTTTAATGCACGCACAGCATCAACGAATGCTTGTTTCTCTTCTTGGGTAAGGTCAACAACATTCTTTCTTATTGCATAAGCTTTGTTTCTGCTAATAAGAAGTTTTTCGTTTGGAGGAGCAAGATCAGAATGAGCACTGTTGATTTCATCAATAGCACTGTTGTGATAAGCTACAGTCAGCTTGGTATCTGAACTATCGCCCTGCACCTGATTTAATACTTGCTTATGGTCACGATGCTCAACATTATGAGAGAATGCCGGAGTTCCAAAAACGACCAACACAGCAACAATACAACTAATAATGACTGCTTTAATACTTTTGTGGATTTTCATCATCTACGCTTATTATGTTCCCAATATTTCAATAATTTTTGAGAATTTTACTGAGATTAATGATTACTATTTATATAAGTTGACAGTAAACATAATTACTCACAATAGAAAATCTTTAGGAAAATCTTTCTATTGTTTCGCAACCAGCGCAAAAGTCGTTATTTGTTTGCAGTATTGCTGTGTTCCAACCTAGTTTGACCCCCAGGCACGACGCTTTTTTATATGAAAATAATGGCGTTGCATAATAAAGGGATGAATTCTACTGTCCAGCCAAGTGCATCTAATCACATCCGTAAGAACGGGCATCGTCGTGGTAAGCAAAACTCATTTGCTGTTCATATGATGCTGCAGCAGGGAGCGCTAGAACACCGATTCACTAATCCCAAAAACCCGGTTTCTGTTACTGGGAAGACCGAAGTTTCGTTAACTCAACAAGAAAAAACCGGGTTTTTTAGTCACAATTATGAATACTGAATCGGTGTTCTAGTAGGACATAATTTATAAAAACCGTGTTTTCATCCCTCATGGTACTTGCGTTGAATAAGCGTTTTACAGAAAACAAAAATACGGCTTTTAACGATTAAGGACTACTAGCATTGCTGAGCGCCAACTTCTCGAATCATATACAAAACAACGCGAACGAAAAACTCTTTGCTACTCTAAATCCGAAGAAATGTTTAATATCATGTCCGGATGAACACTTATAAAAAACCAAGAACCTCACCCCCATCCCCTCTCCTTAGTAAGGAGAGGGGTGCCCGATAGCGTAGCGTGCCGTTAGGCATAGGGCGGGGTGAGGTTTTTTTATTGTAAGTAATTAACCGAACTTGATATAAGTTATCAATTAGATTGTTAGTGCATTACCTCTACAACGGATTTGTGCTGTTACCAGTCTAATTTATCCCGCAAATATGCAGCGCCAAAATAATTGTTAATTTTTCTACCAATAGCCTTTTTCAGCTCGACGTTCCACCTCTGGCTGTTTGACATCATTCCAGCTAAGAGATTTTCCTCGGTACCGATACCACCACATCACAAAGCCAGTGATAAATAAAATCAGCGGTGCAAGTCCGACAAACTTTTTACTGAAGACTCAATCACCTTCATTGACTTTTGTCTGGGATTTTTCCCTTTGTACCGATACCACCACATAACGAAGCCAGTGATAGATAGAATCAGTGGTGAAAGTCCGACAAATATATATAAAATGCGGGTAGGTAAACCACCATAAGTCCCATAGTGCATTGGTGCAAACGAGTTTAAAACTTGATCAGCTCGTGATGCCTTCAAGCCATTTTTTAGTTGTATTACTTTACCTGTATACTGGTCGAGATAAACTTGAGAGCGACCGTACTTCCACGTTTCTTGAGGGTATTTTTTACCCACCCTAAAAACTCCTTCTGGTGTTTTTGGCAAACTGATATAGGTAGTAATAGCATTTGGTAAAGCAACATCAGCTTTTTTGAGAATTTCGCCCAGCGCCAAAGGTGATTTGCCCTCTATAAGTTGAGAAACTGGTTTGGGTGGCATGGGAGTGAAAGTTGCAACGTGGATGACGGGTTGGGAAAAATCCCAAAAATTCCAGCACACGCCTGTGAAAGCAATCATAGTAAGGAAAACAGCCGCAATGATGCCTGCCACCTTGTGAATATCAAAGTTAGTTCGTTTGGGATGTGCATTCCACTTGATTTTGAAGCCAAGAATCAGTTTGCGCCAACCAGGCCATAAAATAATTCCTGTAATGCTAAGAATAAAAAGCAAAAACGCGGCTATCCCAACGATGATTTCTCCGATTTTGCCTGCTAGGAGTTCGTAGTGGAGTTTGAAGGTGAACCCAATCAATGTACGCTCCCACTGACGGGAACCCATAATTGCACCTGTGTAAGGATTGACAAATACTTGCGTTCGTGTATCACCAGGAGCTTCCAGCCAGATACGATAGGGGAGGTGTGCATCTGGAAGTGTGTTGATGCTTGATAGTTTCAGTTCAGGTTGCGAGGCGTAGGCGGTTTTGACGGTTTCGACTACGGACTCGATGGGGACGCGTTGTTCTTGAGGAATAACTTGCCCAAACTGTTGAGTTACTAGGAATTGGTCGATTTCCCGCTGAAAGACTAGTAAACTGCCAGTTAAGCCGACGATGATTAACAGTAGTCCGACAATTAAGCCGAGGTAGCGGTGTATGTAAAATGTAAAGTCACGTATTTGTTTAGAGTTCATGGTGGATGCTTCTTTTTGACAAAAAGAACTACAAAGGCTGACAAAATCAAAAATTCACTGAAAGTGTCCCCAGAATCGTAAACGGTTCGCCGTAAAAGACTGCATTTCTATCACGGGCACTTTCAAAATAATCCACATCAAAAAGGTTCTTAAAGTTCAACCCCACTCGCCAATTTTGACGACGGTAAAAAATCGTCGCATCGGTTCGCACATAATTAGGCAAAGTGAAAGTATTTGCTAAGTCTCCCTTTCTGTCACCTGTGAAAAACAACCCTGCACCGAATCCAAAACCTTTCAAGCCTCCACTCTGAATTTCATATGCAGCCCATAAACTTGCACCGTGTTGTGGCACGTTGTTAGGTTGATTTCCCTTGAAAGCTGGTCTAGTATCTTTAGTAATTTCTGCGTCGGTGTAGGCGTAGGTGGCAATCAGATTTAATCCTGGTATTGGTTGTCCGACTATATCTAACTCAATACCCTGGCTTTGTTGTTCGCCCACCTGGATGCTAAAGTTTGATCTGCCAGGAGTCGGATCTGGTGCAACAACGTTTTGTTTGGTGATTTGGTAAGCTGCTACTGTTGCTGACAGTTTGCCGTCTAGAAACTCTGTTTTTACACCCACTTCAAATTGTTCGCCCTCGGTTGGCTTAAACGTTGTCCCATCTGCATTGACACTAAATAAACCCGCTGGCAAAAACGAGCGACTGTAGCTGGCATACAAGGAAACTGGCGAAATCGGCTGATAAACAATCCCCACGCGAGGACTAAAAGCTGTGTCGTTTCGGTCAAATGTTCTGTTAGTCAATCGGTTATTTAACGATTGATCTACCCAATCAAACCGTCCACCCAAGAGAATTTTCAGGTTGTCTGTTAATGAGATTAAATCTTGGACATAGAGACCAAATATATTTTGTTGATCAAAAGTGTCACTACTCTTTCTAGAAAAATTGACGATCGCTCTGTCATAGACTGGATTGAACAAATTGAGCGTTGGTAGAGTGCCAGTAAATGTCGTACGATCAGTGGATCCCCAGAACAAATCAAAACCAAATAGAAGGTCATGTTTGATACTACCAGTTCTAAGCTTGCCGATCAGATCGGTTTGCAGGGTGTAGTATTGTGAATCAAACGTTCCTGGTTCGCGGAACGCAGTACGTGTTACAGTTCTGTTGTCTGCTTGAAGAGCTGGAGAAACAAAATCCTCATCAACACTGAAGAGTTCAGCATTGAATGCGTTACGAACCGACCAATTATCACTAAACTTATGTTGGAATCGATAACCAATTAAAGTATCTTCGTATACCTGATTTCTGAGGTTTGGATCGTCGAGAAACCTTGATTTAGGAACACGTCCTAAGGGATTTCGTAAAACAGTACCGACAGCAGGTAAGCCGTCGTAGTCTGGAATAGAACTGCGCTGATAATCACCCTCAACGGTTAGGGTTGTATTTTTGCCAAAGTCAAAACTGAATACTGGTGCGATCGCAATCCGTTCAGCATCAACAAAATCAACAAAACTACCAGATTTTCGATAAGCAGCATTCAAACGATAGCGTGCAGTTTTATCCGCATTCAATGGACCTGAGATATCAATGGCAGGACGATAAAAGTCATAGCTACCAACCGTCAATTCAGCACCATAGTAAGGCTCAGCCAGCGGTTGCTTGGTGGTCGTGTTGATAATTCCACCTGGTTCAGCCTGTCCGTAAAGCACCGAAGCTGGACCTTTAAGAACTTCAACTTGCTCAATGTTCGCTGTTTCAGAGAATGTGCGACCTCTGATTCTAATGCCATTGACATAATTGCTGCCGTTATTGTTATTAGTTGAAAAGCCTCGAATTGTAAATTGATTTGGAAAAGAAGTTAAACCACCAGTAGCTCCTAATGAAACACCACTGACATTACGCAGTGCATCAATCAGGTTAATCGCTTTTTGGTCTTCTAGCACCTGTCGGGGAACGACTTGAATTGAAGCTGGAATATCCCGGATGGGCGTATCGGTTTTCGTTGCAGTTGTCGCATCTGGTGCGCGATACCTATCTTGCTGTCCCGTCACCACCAACTCAATCGGCTCATCACCAGAAGCTGATGGTCTCTGTGGTTGTGTTTCACTTTCAGGCTGACTAGCAGGTGGTTGTTGTGTTTGAGGTTGTTGCCCCTGTTGGGTGGCTCCTGTTGCACTAGCAACAGAGAAAATCAGACCCTCATTCGGACTTTCATACAACTCAACAATTGGTACACCCGACTTACCCTGAACGGTTAGCCGGATCGTATTGGCATCTTTATTTACTACTGTTATCTGGGCAATACCCGCAATTGGTTTTTGGGAGCGGAATATAAATGCCTCACCCGACGGCATACGCAATTGAGCATTGGGAATATCAACAATAAAATTATTACCAACACTACGATTATCCAGTTGCAACGCCTGCCCTTTCGAGGTTTGTAAAATCACCTCGACACCTTTTTTGGTAGGATTTGCCTTGACTCCTGTAACTTGCACAACTTCACTTGAAGGCGCTGTTTCTTGTGCTGGTGACTGCACCAGCATTCTGGCACTCCTGACTGGATGCTCTATCTCATTGACTCGCCGAATTTCCGTTATGGGTTTAACCAGCCCTGCCTTGGACAGCACAGGTAATCGTTGCTCAGAACTACTAGACTGCACTCGTTGAGCTTTAACCGTCTGACTCCAAGCAGGAGTTATTACTAACATCCAAATAGAATTTGTCAATAGCAGAGCTTTCAGCTTTTGCTTGATTTTCATCTTTGCCCCTCACAATCGGTAGTGTCACCTGGCTTTGAAGTAGATAACTGTGGAGCTAATTGGAATTTATTGGTATAGCTAACAGACTTACTTGAGAAAACTCTACAGGAGGTAGCTGAGCAATTGCAAATCTTTGTCATAGTTTCGTAATGTTTTCTGTGCAGCTAAGTGCTAACACTTCTGGGGAACATCGCCCTTCATCTAAAGCCACGCTTCAATGATTGGTGAAAAAATAAGAACCCCGACTTCTGCTGAGAAGTCGGGGTTCTGAATACAAATGTGCTCCAGATTGCTATCACTCACAAAATCTCAAACTCAAACTCCAAACTATGACTGTTAAGAAAATTGTGAGTGAAATGGTCTACAACATTCGTGTCACTCAATTCCAAATTGTAAAAATCCACAACCTCATGCTCAAAATAAGGTCCAGCGTGCCAAGTTCCTACCTCTAACTTGATGAAGCAATTTCCTGGAATGCGAAAAGCTGCGATGTCTTCTAGAGATGGTTGATCAATATTATTGTTAGGAGGACCAACTGCAATCAACCAGTCCTTCCCTTCCAACGAACCTAAACACTGAGTACATTGCACATGGCGAGTGATGGTGTGAAATCTGCGCCCTCTGAGGTGCAGCCTCATAATGTAAAAGCGGGGAGTACCTCTGTCGTTAGAGTCGATGTCCGGTATTATCCGGAGCACCTCTCCTACAGAACCGTACGTGCCCGTTTCCGTGCATACGGCTCCCAGATGTTCTTAGGGTTGTTGTTCCCTTTTGCTCATGTGGTGGTATTGGTGGCATTCTCGATGGACTGCTATGCAGTTCTTGGGTTTCCAATTCTGATGATTTCCGTCTACGTGATGTAGATGGACTGTATCTGAAGATATCATCTTCATTCCACATATTCCACATGAATGATTCTGCCGTTTCAGGGCTTTAGAGGTGTGCCCATCGTAGAGCTTGCTGTTGCGCTTGCTCCAGTATGGTATGTCTCCGTCAAATGGTGATTTATTTCCTATGACCATGACATGACTGTTTTCGGAGTAAGGAACCGCTGGGAATGCCTTGTCTACAAGCTCTTTGCTTGAGTAGCGGTCATTCTTGGTTTCCTTATTAAATACCGTGAATGTTCTGTTGTTGATGTGCCACAATGAATTTCGTGACCCATTCATTTTGCAGAAGCGGTGGTAATTTCTCCATCCTCTAACTAAAGGAGCGAGCTTTTCGGCTTTTTCCTTAGAACCATAGTTAGGGCAGTTGACGATGTTTTTGACTTTCTTACGAAATGCTTTAAAATTGTCCGCTGAAGGGATGCTTCTAAATTTTCCGTTCTTCTGTACTTTGAATTTCCAGCCTAGAAAATCAAACCCATCTGTCGAGGCGGTTATCTTAGTCTTGTTTTCACTGATATTCATTCCTCTGTCTGCAAGGAATTGATTTATTCTTTCAAGTATTTCTCTTGCGTTGTCTTCGGGTCTAAGTATTATTACCATATCGTCAGCGTATCTGACTGATGGTTCGATGATATATTTTGTAGGGGTATTTGGAGTTATCCTTCTACCTGCTATTTCATGATATCTATGGATACTTTCGATTCCGTTTAGCGCAATATTGGCTAATAAGGGACTTACTACACCACCTTGGGGAGTTCCTTGTTCGGGAAATTCGGGGTGTATTCCTGCCTTTAGGCATCGGAAGATACCGATTTTCAACCCTTTTGGTGCTATCAGGTTTTCCATGATAGTCGTATGGCTTATCCTGTCGAAACATTTCTCAATATCAAGTTCTATGACTCGTTTATTGATTCCATTTGAGGATGAGTTTAGATTGTTTGCCAGTTGTTTTTGTGCATCGTGTGCACTTCTGCCTGGTCTGAATCCGTAACTTCTCGCGTGGAATGTTGCTTCGTGTGCTGGTTCTAGTGCATATTTTGCTAGGCATTGCCAAGCTCTGTCTGCAATAGTTGGGACTTTGAGAATTCGAGTTTTTCCGTCCTTTTTTGGAATCGGAATTTCGCGTAATTTGTTATGATGCCAATTGATGTAATTAGTCTTGAGTTTTTCCTCAAGTGCAAAACGTTCTTCAAAATTGAGGGACGCTTTGCCATCAATACCCGCAGTCTTTTTTCCGGCATTTAGCTGAGTTACTTGACGAATAGCCAGGAACCTTGCAGCTTGAGATTTCAGAATCAGTTTTTGGAGTGACCGCGTTTTTCGCTTGTCTCCTGCTTTAACTGCTTTAAATAACCTAACTTGTAGGCGGAATAAATCTTTCCGAAATTTCTTCCAGGGCAGATTCTTCCATGATTCACTAATCTCATGACTGTGCCTAACCATACTCTACTCCTTTTGGTTATTTTCTGAACACCTTTCAGCAATTACGCTGAATCCTACCCGTGCTAAGAGAGTTCCGTATCTCGTCATACCTACCTTGGGTTCGACCTCCCAGGACTCTTAGCTCGTTTTTATTCGTTCCTCAGTCAAGATATATGTGCCGTCAGATGTAACCAATCCAACCGTTAGAACCCCTTACTCTTGCCGCTTGCGTACTTATCATCGGCGGGATTTTTGCTCTAACGAAGTCAAGGTTTTTATGTTATGCCTTGCTCCAATCTGGGTCGTTTTTCTAGGTTCTATTTCATCTTGCGCACTCCCTGTTAGCGCCAGTGTCGATTCATAACAACCGTCTGGTTGCGCCCTGTTCCCAGCTTCACTCTGCGGAATTCCGAGTCCGCTCGGTGTGGGCAGATAAGGAGTCACCTCTGAGTTTGAGGGGAAGGGTTTTCACCTTCATCTTGTCCGAAGTTCAACCATTTCTGGTTGACATGCTTATTTACGGGCTGAATACCGTGATTCAGCATGTAACGAATCGCACAAGTACTAATTGAGTATCTTCTGCATCAAAGAGTTTGCCATGTTCACTGGGAAAAATCACTTGTCCATATCGACGAAAATTTTCCGGCGTTACCCATTGAGCCCGCAATTGTTGCACCGTCTTTGATATCGTCATATTGCATTCTTTTGCATCTGCCACTATTTTAACTCTGTTCCCTCTCCGGTTAAGAAAGGGCAAGGGAAAGGTTTGTGAAAGTGGCTTATTCCAATCTCAGCAGTTTCTCAGGAATGAGTGACTTAGGAATGATAGAAGCTTGTTTGTCAAAATCTGAAGGTTGTGTATACCACCAAGCCCATGCAATGAAAACAGCCTGAAAAGGAAGTCTTATCGCTTGCAACCAAGGTGAATTGGGTATATTGTCAATGGGAATGTGATTAACCGCCATGTTGATATTTGCCGGATAAACAGCAATAAAAAGAGCAATAAGTCCCCAAGCAGTCGCTTGACTGACAGGCGGAACTAATAACCCGATACCACCCAATATTTCATAAAAGCCACTAAGATAAACAATTTCTAGAGGATAGGGTAGTTGCGGCGGCACAATTCTGACATATTGATCCCCAGAGGTAAAGTGCGTTACCCCAACTACAATCATAGATATAGCAAGAATGACACGAAGAAGTTCTTTAAGATTATTTTTCTTCATCTGTTTGCGTGGTTGCGTTCATACCTTCAGTTTGTTTAGCATATATCACTCCGTCGTCAGTCATGGGTGGGAATTAGGGAGTAGAAAAATCAAGGGACAAACAAGGGGACAATGAACCAATACTTTAGAAGATCGAACCGTTCCCACCTTCCTTGCGGATACAGTTATTCCTACTTGTGATCATTCCTTGGAAATGGACGCGGCTTTCATTATGGCATTTTTGTAAAGTCATGTAACATTTTCTCATAAATTACCCGTTGGTTTTCGTAACAGTTCAGAAGACAGTGCCCAGTTGGACTAGAGTTTGTCAAATCACTCTACTAAAAAGAAGATTCTCATAATTTTCTGAACTTTACAATTAGTCAAGGTATTGTTACATTATTTGACATGGCAGCAAAACCTATGTGAAGACAGTTTTCACGAATACACACAGCTACGTCATTAATGACTAGAGTTGGCAGTACTGTCAACTTTCGTTAACTTAGTGCTTGTAAGAAAACTCACAGGCTAGCTTCACGCTTCGGGTAAGGCAGTTGCGCGACTGTCGGATAACCCTAGCTGAGCACTACCTGACCACAACACAGAAAAATTCAATGTTCACAAGCGCCAAGATTGGAGTTGCGCTCTAGAACACAGCTTAATTTATGTAAAATTTAAGATTTTCTTTAGATTTTAGTTTTAAGATTGTTTTTAGATTCTTGATAACACTAATGTGTTTGACTAAGAACGAGTCTTTACAAAGGAGGTTTATCCGATGGACTCTTCAACGTTACGTCATCTATGGTCTGTGATTGAAGAAACCCAGACCAGTACTCTTCTAAACTTCAGTGATGCGCAACTAGTCAAGCACTTAATTAGACTGCTTGAAAATAGAAAACTACTTAACGACGAAGAAATCAGTACTGTGAGTGCTTATATTCGTTCCAGAGTCCCACTCATCCGTGACCTCGCTTTTGCGCGTTCGGCAAAGATAAATGGGCAATGGGTTATGAGTATAGCTGGCTGAAAACCTCTTATGTTAGGTCAAAGTCCTTCGCAGTCGCTGTTCTAAAGAAATCAAATCTACCCCAAGACTTTGCAATACCCGAATTGCGACTCCCCCTCCTTCATGGAGAATGCCTAATAGCAAATGCTCAGTACCAACGTAGTTAACATTAAGATATCGGGCATCCTCTACCGCTAGTTCCAAGACCTGTTTGGCTCTGGGAGTGAAGGGAATATCTATAGCTGTATCACCTTTTCCTCTGCCGATAATTTTTTCGACTTCAATCTGTGCATTTTCCAAATTCACCCCCACAGAATTAAGAAACTGCCAGCCTATACCACTCCCTTCACCAAGAAGTCCCAGTAAGATTTGTTCTGTCCCAACAAAATTATGTCCCAAACGGCGCGATTCACCCTGAGCCAAATTAATCGCGTTAATTGCTTTTTGGGTGAACCTTTCAAAACCTTTGAGATGAAATCTGTCAGAAAAAGACCCTGACAGTTTGTGAAAAATAGACTCGAAAAATTTTTCAAACATAAACCCCTCCTCAATAGGTGTCTTGTTAGCGGGTTCAAGGGTGTGTTCGTTGGAGACGCGATCCCCTTCGCGTCT
This portion of the Brasilonema sennae CENA114 genome encodes:
- the cobJ gene encoding precorrin-3B C(17)-methyltransferase, whose amino-acid sequence is MTKIPPAVIILGNNSIPVAKKIISVLPGAQLYGLAGRTYDVDVSFTEFGTTLRELFAHGTPIIGICATGILIRTLAPLLANKREEPPVLAVAEDGSAVVPLLGGLNGVNSLARQIAVVLNVKPAITTTGDIRFGIALEDPPLGYRLANPDDAKSFMSDLLAGNSVRLEGSAPWLKNSALPIAEDATRVIQITEKQVVSISTRLVYHPATVAIGVTFVNPSLPKGERGSSEEIAFVQQMLVDAELASASVAGVFASTVDAANPVLQEIADALNVPIRFFTPDEIVGVMSQNNTVDVARLQQGAEPLRAIALALTASSGQLVMQRQTSDFSCAIAIALSPSPININTTGRPRGRLVVIGTGPGGSNWMSPEVKDVLRNATDLVGYSTYLELVGSLGKDKRWHESDNREEIARARVALDLAAEGRFVAVVSSGDPGIYAMAAAVFEVLEKEAKPEWQGIEIQVAPGISAMQAAAAKIGAPLGHDFCTISLSDILKPWSIIEQRITAAAQADFVIAFYNPVSKQRTWQLAEAKNILLRYRHPDTPVVLARNLGRNGESVQVCTLENLVPELADMRTVILVGSSKTQTITRCDGSVWVYTPRRYDEDKIL
- a CDS encoding tyrosinase family protein, which codes for MKIHKSIKAVIISCIVAVLVVFGTPAFSHNVEHRDHKQVLNQVQGDSSDTKLTVAYHNSAIDEINSAHSDLAPPNEKLLISRNKAYAIRKNVVDLTQEEKQAFVDAVRALKNTVPEGSSISIYDQFVAVHVEAMGLMSSEAQGPAAGHDGAHESSLLLPWHREFIHRFEKALQSVNPNVTLPYWDWTDPKALEVIFQDEFLGANGQGVTLSIPGLGDVQGGPVASGPFSAANGWILNPNLHIKPSGETLGEVLLRFLQAPPVNTYPIPKEDLDQILAVDDYDRLRQGLEGFYKSDSQGQLTIRGVFMHNYMHGLVGGGSFDFTTGQLNPLGTMASIISSPYDPVFWLIHSNLDRLWAEWQANGHAGPNYYPASGGHYGENLNDRLWPWDGGESTPVNQGPADVLSLLPHLSPDDIVTPTDTLNFRKYGYSYDTLKRGNHINS
- a CDS encoding PepSY-associated TM helix domain-containing protein, coding for MNSKQIRDFTFYIHRYLGLIVGLLLIIVGLTGSLLVFQREIDQFLVTQQFGQVIPQEQRVPIESVVETVKTAYASQPELKLSSINTLPDAHLPYRIWLEAPGDTRTQVFVNPYTGAIMGSRQWERTLIGFTFKLHYELLAGKIGEIIVGIAAFLLFILSITGIILWPGWRKLILGFKIKWNAHPKRTNFDIHKVAGIIAAVFLTMIAFTGVCWNFWDFSQPVIHVATFTPMPPKPVSQLIEGKSPLALGEILKKADVALPNAITTYISLPKTPEGVFRVGKKYPQETWKYGRSQVYLDQYTGKVIQLKNGLKASRADQVLNSFAPMHYGTYGGLPTRILYIFVGLSPLILSITGFVMWWYRYKGKNPRQKSMKVIESSVKSLSDLHR
- a CDS encoding TonB-dependent siderophore receptor, with product MKIKQKLKALLLTNSIWMLVITPAWSQTVKAQRVQSSSSEQRLPVLSKAGLVKPITEIRRVNEIEHPVRSARMLVQSPAQETAPSSEVVQVTGVKANPTKKGVEVILQTSKGQALQLDNRSVGNNFIVDIPNAQLRMPSGEAFIFRSQKPIAGIAQITVVNKDANTIRLTVQGKSGVPIVELYESPNEGLIFSVASATGATQQGQQPQTQQPPASQPESETQPQRPSASGDEPIELVVTGQQDRYRAPDATTATKTDTPIRDIPASIQVVPRQVLEDQKAINLIDALRNVSGVSLGATGGLTSFPNQFTIRGFSTNNNNGSNYVNGIRIRGRTFSETANIEQVEVLKGPASVLYGQAEPGGIINTTTKQPLAEPYYGAELTVGSYDFYRPAIDISGPLNADKTARYRLNAAYRKSGSFVDFVDAERIAIAPVFSFDFGKNTTLTVEGDYQRSSIPDYDGLPAVGTVLRNPLGRVPKSRFLDDPNLRNQVYEDTLIGYRFQHKFSDNWSVRNAFNAELFSVDEDFVSPALQADNRTVTRTAFREPGTFDSQYYTLQTDLIGKLRTGSIKHDLLFGFDLFWGSTDRTTFTGTLPTLNLFNPVYDRAIVNFSRKSSDTFDQQNIFGLYVQDLISLTDNLKILLGGRFDWVDQSLNNRLTNRTFDRNDTAFSPRVGIVYQPISPVSLYASYSRSFLPAGLFSVNADGTTFKPTEGEQFEVGVKTEFLDGKLSATVAAYQITKQNVVAPDPTPGRSNFSIQVGEQQSQGIELDIVGQPIPGLNLIATYAYTDAEITKDTRPAFKGNQPNNVPQHGASLWAAYEIQSGGLKGFGFGAGLFFTGDRKGDLANTFTLPNYVRTDATIFYRRQNWRVGLNFKNLFDVDYFESARDRNAVFYGEPFTILGTLSVNF
- a CDS encoding ureidoglycolate lyase, translated to MRLHLRGRRFHTITRHVQCTQCLGSLEGKDWLIAVGPPNNNIDQPSLEDIAAFRIPGNCFIKLEVGTWHAGPYFEHEVVDFYNLELSDTNVVDHFTHNFLNSHSLEFEFEIL